One window of Cucurbita pepo subsp. pepo cultivar mu-cu-16 chromosome LG19, ASM280686v2, whole genome shotgun sequence genomic DNA carries:
- the LOC111780986 gene encoding protein root UVB sensitive 5 isoform X3, whose translation MNRYCLDDNLQLQTFLDEQTSSTSKGFEGSQFSETKLSWLPDVIKDFILPSGFPESVSDDYLQYMILQFPTNVTGWICHTLVTSSLLKAVGIGSFSGTTAAASAAAIRWVSKDGIGAVGRLFIGGRFGNLFDDDPKQWRMYADFIGSGGSIFDLATPLYPSYFLPLASLGNLTKAVARGLKDPSFRVIQSHFAISGNLGEIAAKEEVWEVVAQLLGLALGILILDTPGLVNSHSVLSLTWLSMRLLHLWFRYQSLAVLHFNTINLKRARILVRAHILHNKVPGTVDCNSQENILVWERFTRPSIIFGVSLEEMMGGDRSSSTVMKLLKLYANEKYILMLNSQGKDLKVFVSFKVGASSMSVLRSIWQTYWLDKHWDSTEGVVNQLARSLSEMEDKFNDFMQLLEGGGWDTHQLSLKVPNNVLIDFC comes from the exons ATGAACAGGTATTGTCTAGATGATAACCTACAGTTGCAAACTTTTCTTGACGAACAAACATCTTCGACATCCAAGGGGTTCGAAGGGTCTCAATTttcagaaacaaaattatcCTGGCTTCCAGATGTGATAAAAGATTTTATCTTACCTTCGGGATTCCCAG AATCAGTGTCGGACGATTACTTACAGTACATGATACTGCAGTTCCCCACTAATGTTACTGGATGGATCTGCCATACGTTGGTCACATCCAGTCTACTAAAG GCAGTTGGTATAGGCTCCTTCTCTGGAACTACTGCAGCTGCATCTGCTGCTGCCATCAG ATGGGTCTCCAAGGATGGCATTGGAGCTGTTGGACGCTTATTCATTG GTGGACGGTTTGGTAATCTTTTTGATGATGATCCAAAACAATGGCGCATGTACGCAGACTTCATTGGCAGTGGGGGAAG CATCTTTGATCTTGCTACTCCACTGTATCCAAGCTATTTTCTACCATTGGCTTCTCTTGGAAATCTTACCAAG GCTGTTGCAAGAGGACTGAAAGATCCTTCATTTCGAGTTATTCAAAGCCATTTTGCAATTTCAGGAAATTTGGGAGAAATAGCAGCAAAG GAAGAAGTTTGGGAAGTAGTTGCACAGCTACTCGGTCTCGCCCTTGGCATCCTAATCTTG GATACACCAGGACTTGTAAATTCACATTCAGTGTTAtcattgacatggttaagCATGCGACTTCTGCATCTTTGGTTTCGATACCAATCACTTGCTGTCTTGCATTTTAACACC ATAAATCTGAAGCGTGCTCGTATTCTAGTAAGGGCTCACATTTTGCACAACAAAGTTCCAG GAACAGTTGACTGCAACAGCCAAGAGAACATATTGGTGTGGGAAAGATTTACCAGGCCATCAATTATCTTTGGTGTATCATTGGAGGAGATGATGGGTGGTGATAGATCGTCTTCCACG GTGATGAAACTTCTGAAATTATATGCCAATGAGAAATACATCCTCATGCTGAACTCACAAGGCAAAGACTTAAAAGTATTTGTTTCCTTTAAG GTGGGTGCCTCTAGCATGTCAGTCTTACGAAGTATTTGGCAGACTTACTGGCTGGACAAGCACTGGGATAGCACGGAGGGCGTTGTCAATCAGCTTGCACGTAGCCTATCGGAAATGGAAGACAAGTTTAATGACTTTATGCAACTGTTGGAGGGAGGTGGATGGGATACACATCAATTGAGTTTGAAGGTACCAAACAACGTCCTAATcgatttttgttaa